One region of Burkholderia cepacia ATCC 25416 genomic DNA includes:
- a CDS encoding H-NS family nucleoid-associated regulatory protein, translating to MLVDIDFLTTTGEMMSTFQELLARRAALETEIQTAKAGERSNALKEVKRLVDEFDFSTREIFGTSKIRKRQTVQPRYRDPATGATWSGRGRPPKWIDGKDRSQYRIEAPATHA from the coding sequence ATGCTGGTCGATATCGATTTCCTAACCACGACTGGAGAAATGATGTCGACCTTCCAAGAACTGCTCGCACGGCGAGCTGCCCTTGAAACGGAAATTCAGACCGCCAAGGCAGGAGAGCGCTCGAATGCGCTGAAGGAAGTCAAACGACTCGTGGACGAGTTCGACTTCTCGACGCGGGAGATTTTCGGCACGAGCAAGATTCGGAAGCGCCAGACCGTTCAGCCTCGGTATCGCGATCCCGCGACTGGCGCGACGTGGAGCGGTCGCGGCCGGCCGCCGAAGTGGATTGACGGCAAGGACCGCTCGCAGTACCGGATCGAGGCGCCGGCCACGCACGCTTGA
- a CDS encoding DUF2471 family protein has product MKPSDNPAIMDLETDPVLFEHALERVTEDLRRIVMSITERHFNSGLVPSITWPALLEIEEEAFSDLAFQSRNEAAVVAALPRIGPTTLPGIDLNGLIDWRLSARWLPIAYECVRDYLLTARPAAQRDDEV; this is encoded by the coding sequence ATGAAACCCTCCGATAATCCCGCAATCATGGATCTGGAAACGGACCCGGTGCTGTTCGAACACGCGCTTGAACGAGTCACGGAAGACTTGCGCCGAATCGTGATGTCGATAACGGAGCGCCATTTCAATTCAGGTTTGGTGCCCTCGATCACCTGGCCTGCGCTGCTCGAGATTGAAGAGGAAGCCTTTTCGGACCTTGCATTCCAAAGCCGCAACGAAGCCGCAGTCGTCGCCGCGCTTCCCCGGATCGGGCCTACTACGCTGCCGGGCATCGATCTGAACGGGCTGATCGACTGGCGCCTGTCCGCACGGTGGCTGCCGATCGCTTACGAATGTGTCCGGGACTACCTGTTGACCGCGCGTCCGGCGGCACAACGCGACGACGAAGTGTGA
- a CDS encoding tyrosine-type recombinase/integrase translates to MDEPTLWLSAPTEAYQQWQRTEAAGADRRAFSPRSIVQHEAMFERFMRHLAAAHRSLATFGPDHLESFFADLDRRCKPGTTTRLRYEKLLDRLGRHLVDVGVRKTNPAAAYALTQKWPEDEPVPVYLLEADDHRLQASIRAIDELDDRALRNRAIVGLLLSTGITAQEIRQAAAVDLDLSAARPHLQISKRGPREARRVHVAEFAVPALTRWRNLSAAADSSLLFPSPRAGGPMTDEMLGRIVRDELLAIGVRLPDMSPRTLRNTFARRLLLAGRSNNDVMHLLGLTSQRTVIRIRATIPTQPQTALQT, encoded by the coding sequence ATGGACGAACCGACTCTCTGGCTGTCGGCACCGACCGAGGCCTATCAGCAGTGGCAGCGCACGGAAGCCGCCGGCGCTGATCGGCGTGCGTTCTCGCCGAGGTCGATCGTCCAGCACGAAGCGATGTTTGAACGCTTCATGCGCCACCTCGCCGCCGCTCATCGGTCGCTGGCCACCTTCGGGCCCGACCACCTCGAATCGTTCTTCGCTGATCTCGATCGCCGGTGCAAACCCGGCACCACGACGCGCCTGCGCTACGAGAAGCTTCTCGACAGGCTTGGCCGACACCTGGTCGACGTCGGCGTGCGCAAGACCAATCCAGCGGCCGCCTATGCGTTGACGCAGAAGTGGCCGGAGGACGAACCGGTCCCGGTGTACTTGCTCGAGGCCGATGATCATCGACTGCAGGCATCGATCCGAGCAATCGACGAACTCGACGATCGCGCGCTGCGGAACCGCGCCATCGTTGGACTATTGCTCTCAACCGGCATTACCGCGCAGGAAATCCGACAGGCGGCCGCCGTCGACCTCGACCTGTCGGCTGCGCGGCCACACCTCCAAATCTCGAAGCGTGGCCCGCGCGAAGCACGCCGGGTCCACGTAGCCGAATTCGCGGTACCGGCGCTCACGCGATGGCGCAACCTGTCTGCGGCCGCCGACAGCTCACTGCTGTTCCCGTCACCCCGTGCTGGTGGACCGATGACCGACGAGATGCTCGGCCGCATCGTTCGAGACGAACTCCTCGCGATCGGCGTTCGGCTCCCCGATATGAGTCCGCGCACGCTGCGGAACACGTTCGCCAGGCGCCTGCTGCTCGCCGGCAGAAGCAACAATGACGTCATGCACCTCTTGGGCCTGACGAGCCAGCGCACTGTGATCCGCATTCGGGCAACGATCCCGACCCAGCCTCAAACGGCACTCCAGACTTGA
- a CDS encoding phosphoadenosine phosphosulfate reductase family protein, protein MFSEILVKMESAIDSLVALIRKGYTVSNALSGGKDSTCTAILMLEAVRRAGAEVSREHFVTSADTTIENPSMHWHLQAMLDEIRDAYADAGSPVSVHVAKPSLASQFVVATIGRGTLPRTPENGVKNGKRIRACAADWKVDPQTRLRVALERSAAAGGSGEVVTILGNRFDESGSRAAAMTARSENALRPVRNADGFLTFSPIAEWSTDCVWSMLSLFADDAARPFPSPISTASIQRLSDLYRAGNEGTCGVILGEGGARAACGSRFGCAFCCVSGERDRSMESMVKEPAHQHLEGLNRFRNYLVAVQWDLGRRELVGRKLSDAGYLAVKPDVLSYRERLRLLQYLLTLDVLEVERAERHEAALATGEIPDTPENRALCDVQFEMITPAQLVAIDFYLFMHHYAPHAFPALSVWFDVHRHGRRYHVPVLDPLPKIDIPHHGWFFVGAYDAEVPTDGLRDYAAEQWNRYRHPERPSRYARTRSGEQIVYFEESDQFEVDVEAACAFVTCSFDAGWSVKAQQHSGMESARFWLNEGILRLPEGMAGRYQEMAKRGQYFANLAERCNLTPAELDRFLVDRAISNTEHLTMLNLAPVDLFSQAA, encoded by the coding sequence ATGTTTTCGGAAATTCTGGTGAAGATGGAGTCCGCGATCGACTCGCTCGTCGCGCTGATTCGGAAGGGGTACACGGTCTCCAACGCGCTGAGCGGCGGCAAGGATTCGACGTGTACGGCGATCCTCATGCTCGAGGCGGTGCGACGCGCCGGCGCAGAGGTGTCGCGCGAGCACTTCGTGACGAGTGCGGATACGACAATCGAAAATCCGAGTATGCACTGGCACCTTCAGGCCATGCTGGATGAGATCCGCGACGCTTATGCGGACGCTGGCTCGCCGGTATCGGTGCACGTGGCGAAGCCATCTTTGGCGTCGCAGTTTGTCGTCGCAACGATCGGGCGCGGCACGCTTCCCCGCACCCCGGAAAATGGGGTGAAAAACGGGAAGCGGATACGTGCGTGTGCGGCTGACTGGAAGGTCGACCCGCAAACCCGGTTGCGCGTCGCGCTCGAGCGATCGGCGGCCGCCGGCGGCAGTGGCGAAGTTGTCACCATACTCGGCAACAGGTTCGACGAAAGCGGCAGTCGTGCGGCGGCGATGACGGCCCGCAGTGAGAATGCGTTGAGACCCGTCCGGAACGCGGATGGCTTCCTCACGTTCTCGCCGATCGCTGAATGGTCCACCGACTGCGTCTGGTCGATGCTCTCGCTCTTCGCGGACGATGCCGCCCGACCGTTTCCGTCGCCGATCTCCACCGCGTCGATTCAGCGCTTGTCGGATCTCTACAGGGCGGGAAACGAGGGAACTTGCGGCGTGATTCTCGGGGAAGGCGGCGCGCGCGCCGCGTGCGGCTCCCGATTCGGGTGCGCGTTCTGTTGCGTGTCGGGCGAGCGAGATCGCTCGATGGAGTCGATGGTGAAGGAGCCGGCACACCAGCATCTGGAAGGGCTAAATCGCTTCCGGAACTATCTGGTCGCGGTGCAATGGGATCTCGGTCGACGGGAGCTGGTCGGCCGGAAGCTGAGCGACGCTGGGTACCTGGCGGTCAAGCCGGACGTCCTTTCCTATCGAGAGAGGCTCCGGTTGCTGCAGTACCTACTGACCCTCGACGTGCTTGAGGTCGAGCGCGCAGAGCGGCATGAGGCGGCGTTGGCTACCGGCGAGATCCCTGATACCCCGGAAAACAGGGCGCTCTGCGACGTGCAGTTCGAGATGATCACGCCAGCGCAGCTGGTGGCGATCGATTTTTATCTCTTCATGCACCACTATGCGCCGCACGCGTTTCCAGCGCTTTCGGTCTGGTTTGACGTGCATAGGCACGGACGGCGCTACCATGTACCGGTTCTCGACCCGTTGCCGAAGATCGACATCCCGCATCACGGGTGGTTCTTTGTCGGCGCGTACGACGCCGAGGTGCCCACGGATGGACTTCGGGATTACGCCGCGGAACAGTGGAATCGCTACCGCCATCCGGAGCGACCGAGCCGATATGCACGCACGAGGTCCGGTGAGCAGATCGTCTACTTCGAAGAGAGTGACCAGTTCGAGGTAGACGTCGAGGCAGCGTGTGCGTTCGTGACGTGCAGCTTCGATGCTGGATGGTCAGTGAAGGCGCAGCAGCACTCGGGGATGGAGTCGGCGCGGTTCTGGCTGAACGAGGGCATTCTTCGGCTTCCGGAAGGTATGGCGGGCCGGTATCAGGAGATGGCCAAGCGTGGACAGTACTTCGCGAATCTAGCCGAGCGATGCAACCTGACGCCGGCGGAGCTTGATCGATTTCTGGTCGACCGCGCGATATCGAACACCGAGCACCTCACGATGCTGAACCTGGCGCCTGTCGATCTGTTCTCACAGGCGGCCTGA
- a CDS encoding phospholipase D-like domain-containing protein, which yields MSVDARSNLEEDRSGRGRAALGALAYAGIPVRVVSAFPAQHSKYVVVDGTTVETGSYNYSQQAARYNAENVVVLRGDTRVADAYLKNWEAVSARGELYRAP from the coding sequence GTGAGCGTCGACGCGCGCAGCAACCTCGAAGAGGATCGAAGCGGCCGGGGACGCGCGGCGCTCGGCGCTCTCGCTTACGCCGGGATCCCCGTCCGTGTTGTGAGCGCCTTTCCGGCGCAGCACTCGAAGTATGTCGTTGTCGACGGCACGACCGTCGAGACCGGAAGCTACAACTATTCGCAGCAAGCGGCCCGGTACAACGCGGAGAACGTCGTCGTGTTGCGGGGTGACACTCGTGTTGCCGATGCGTACCTGAAGAACTGGGAAGCGGTGTCCGCGCGCGGCGAGTTGTATCGCGCGCCCTGA